GGAGAGTCAATTAGACAAGGGAACGACATTTGTCCTTTATATTCCAGTTAAATCTTAATTCGTTTGTTATCATCCTTATGAGTAAAATAAAAGTATTATTGGCCGAAGATGAACCCATGATGGGCAAGCTGATCAAGGAAGCCTTAGAACTCCGAGATTTTGAAGTCGTTTGGGCTGTGGATGGTCTCAAAGCGTTTTCCTCCTTCTGTGTTGCACGGCCTGACATCTGTATCTTTGATGTGATGATGCCCTACAAGGATGGATTTACCTTGGCGCAAGAAGTACGTGGACTAGCCAGCGAAGTTCCGATTATATTTTTGACGGCAAAGTCGACAATTCAGGATCTGGCCACAGGCTTTGAGGTTGGTGCCAACGATTATATCAAAAAGCCATTCAGCATGGAAGAATTGATTATTCGCATGCATGCGCTCCTCAATAGGTGCTCTTCCTTTAAACAATCTCCTAGCAGCCTGAAGGAAGAATATGTCATTGGCAAATTTCATTTTAGCTTCAGGAATCTACAGCTTAGTATAGGCAATAAACAGCAGATACTATCTTATAAAGAAGCTCAATTACTGAAACTATTAGTTGATCATCGGGATGCTGTACTCGACCGCAAGGTAGCGCTAGACTATGTTTGGGGTGATGATAGTTATTTCAATAGCCGGAGCATGGATGTTTTTATCAGTAAACTGCGTAAGTTTTTGGAAGGGGATCCCGCGATTAAGATTGTCAATATCCGCGGCAAAGGCTTTAAGTTGGTTGTTGGTTGATCTGTCTTACTTCTTGATCAAAACGTTGCCGCCAGTACCGACCAAACTGTTTTTCCAGCATCTCAAAATATTTTTCATTATGCTGTTCATACCTTTGCTTTTCGCCCGGTATAATTTCGCAGCCACCTTCAATGCGTTCATACCGGATACCCCATTTTTTGATGGTACTGTCCAATGCGCGGTAATATCCCTCCGGAGGCAGCTCACCCTGCCGATAATCTATCCATTTTAAGCTGCTGTCTCCACCTTTTCCGGTCGCGATATTGTTCCGGGCGGTTTGTGTTCCTTCGCAGGAGAGGAAAAGAAAAAACAACAGGCAGAAGTAGTATCGTATTTTCATATGATTTCCAAAACTGTATAGTTTGATAAATCTGTTCCTAAAATCCGTGGTTTTATTCGCCACATCATGGTTCTGTTCTGAGGATTCCCTTCAGTCAGATCTTTTCTCAAAAACGAATATAGGTATATATGGTTTTTAGGAAATACAAGTTCATCATCCTGAACGATTGGGTTTTCATTTAGATCTTCCGCCATTTTCTTGACCAAATTTAGTGGGCTGCTGGAAAAGATCGGGATCTGTTTAAAATGAAGTTGCCCTGCCCTATTATCAGCAAAGATTTCGGTCAATTGTTCGTTTTCATATTCCAATGTCAATCCGGTTGTCATTCGATGTTGCATCAAGACAATACCCCGCTGGTCATTCGCATTTGTTGCTTCTAACGCTTCCATGACAGTTTTCAACTCGGCTTCGGTAATAAAGTCTTTTAGTAAGTTGTACGTATCCAAGACATGATCTTTCATGTCTGCGGGATTATGTTCTGAGGTAACTT
The window above is part of the Sphingobacterium sp. ML3W genome. Proteins encoded here:
- a CDS encoding response regulator transcription factor, translating into MSKIKVLLAEDEPMMGKLIKEALELRDFEVVWAVDGLKAFSSFCVARPDICIFDVMMPYKDGFTLAQEVRGLASEVPIIFLTAKSTIQDLATGFEVGANDYIKKPFSMEELIIRMHALLNRCSSFKQSPSSLKEEYVIGKFHFSFRNLQLSIGNKQQILSYKEAQLLKLLVDHRDAVLDRKVALDYVWGDDSYFNSRSMDVFISKLRKFLEGDPAIKIVNIRGKGFKLVVG